Within the Anas platyrhynchos isolate ZD024472 breed Pekin duck chromosome 33, IASCAAS_PekinDuck_T2T, whole genome shotgun sequence genome, the region caccagtagagtcagatcatgctccattttattgcccgaatagcctaacttttatagagaacttaacaggggtggacagtgtttcacacaaggttattggtcaaaagcactcagacaaacaactgcaagaaaacaaccccacttgcaagaaaacaacctccttgtgattagcagtcacatagaccttgtccttgaagccagctactggtaacaatatttttctgagttcctcaattgggcgatgtgggaacactgtcatgggaacttctcatagttgccctggtagcttggtttgctcagctacagcaagccatgggatttttgctgtttcaagaaatccctcaacagctgacaagcagactcatcacattaacacgtagcttcgggactggtgcaactggtagaactttgggcttgctgatcatgggagggtctatgtgacactggcctgctaccaccagatgagatgcgcctccctgtagtggttttacctggcaaggttttggtagcacggggccataggagtggcttttgtgagaaggatctggaagctgccccatgtttgctaagggcccctctgctgaccagagctgagccaataagtcacagaatcacagaatcacagaatttctaggttggaagagacctcaagatcatcgagtccaacctctgacctaacgccaacagtccccactaaaccatatccctaagctctacatctaaacgtcttttaaagacttccagggatggtgactccaccacttccctgggcagcctgttccagtgcctaacaaccctttcggtaaagaagttcttcctaagatccaacctaaaactcccctggcgcaactttagcccattcctcctcatcctgtcatcaggcacgtgggagaacaggccaacccccacctcactacagcctcctttaaggtatctgtagagagcgataaggtcgcccctgagcctcctcttctccaggctgaacaagcccagctccctcagccgctcctcgtaggacttgttctccaggcccctcaccagcttcgtcgcccttctctggacctgctcaagcacctccatgtccttcttgtagcgagggacccaaaactgaacacagtactcgaggtgcggcctcaccagagccgagtacagccccccgtagccacccatagccccccgtagcccccaatagccccccatagcaccctagagccccctatagcccccctagccccatatagccccctgtagccccccgcagccccctatagccccccacagccccccgccgcccccccccaccccccccaattctccccccacccccccttatCCCGCTCCTCACGTTCCGGTCCACGATGTCCCGGCCctggctggccaagctgctgccgTAGGCGGCGGCCAGGCTGGACACGGGCTCGGCCaggaaggcggcggcgggggggggcaggcgggatgCGGAGgacgccgggggggccgccgggggggccccgtaggcccgggccgggccgtgggggggggaggggggggcggccccgccgctggtgTCGTCGAAGAGCGGCCGCGGCTCCGCCATccgcggaggggccgggcccgggccgcggcgcttgggggctgcggggagaggagagggggggtcgggggagggggggggcgccggggggtccgcaccgagccccgccgccgctcccgggggCTCCATGGCGCTTCCGCTTCCGGTCACGTGAGGAGCGCGGGAGGAAGCTGTtggcggagcggcggggcggggccggaagtgGCGGTTGCCATGGGGACGGGCGCGCGGGGCCGTGACGTCAGCAAGGGTGTGATGTCAGCAAGGCCACCGTGCCACCAAGGTgatgacgtcaccaaggccaccacgtcaccaaagccatgatggcaaccaaagccatgacgtcaccaaggccaccatgtccccagggccaccacgtccccatagcccccatggccccatagcccccacggccccatatccaccatgtccccagcgccatcttatccccaaggccaccacgtccccaaggccgcacggtggccgtggtggccctagggctgtccctgaggtgtcgtggccatttcctggccacggcggccatcttgtccccaaggccaccacgtccccagggcTACCACTTCCCCAagaccaccatgtccccagatccaccacatccctgttgccaccacatctccgtggccaccacgtccccaaggccacacggtggccgtggtggccctagggctgtccctgaggtgtcgtggccatttcctggccacagcggccatcttgtccccaaggccaccatgtccccatggccaccacatccccatggccaccatgtctccgtggccaccatgtccccaggatgaccatgtccccatatccaccatgtccccatggccaccacgtccccaaggccacacggtggcccagggggggctgctgctgctgggcaccctggggctctgggtgctggaggggggggcgcggaccctcgggaccccccccgggaccctcaACGCCTCCGGGACCCCGCGGTGGGACCTGGCCTccgccttcttcttctccaccaccCTGCTCACCACTGTGGGTaaggagcccccccgcccccaaatcgggaccccccctccgaaTTGGGACCCTCCTAAAGAACCCCatgggcaccaggacccccccaagggCATTgagacccccgggacccccatgaaccccaggacccccatgagCACCAATTCCCCCAGGacgcctctgagcaccaggcccccccgggacccccccaagaaCACCGGGACCCCCATGAACACCAGGACCCCCGTGGGCACCAGGACCCTCCATGGCCCCCCATAGGCACCGAGCCCCCTGAGAACCTCAGGACCCCCATGGGTTTTGGGACCCCCTTTAGCACTGggacccccaggcccccccccagccccaccaggacccccccagcccacagagccccccagttcgcccaggacccccatcaccaccaagcccccaacctccccccaccacccccaggggtcccccctcccctttcacttaccggggggggtcccccccctaaatttcccccccccccccaggctacgGCCCCGTGGCCCCCCTGTCCCCGGGGGGCAAAGCCTTCTGCTTGGCCTACGCGGCGCTGGGCGTCCCCTTCACGGTGTTGACGTTGGCGGTGGTGGCCCGGTGGCTTTCGGTGCCGGTCACCCGGTGGCCCCGGCGCTACCTGAGGACGCGGTGGGGttggagcccccggggggccgccgggctccatttggggctgctggcgggggcggtggcggggggcttcgtgctgctgcctgccgccgccctgtgggccctggggggctccgggagctTCTTGGACGCCGTCTTCTTCTGCGGCATGGCCGTCaccaccgtggggctgggggacg harbors:
- the LOC113840940 gene encoding potassium channel subfamily K member 6-like — its product is MATMSPWPPCPQDDHVPISTMSPWPPRPQGHTVAQGGLLLLGTLGLWVLEGGARTLGTPPGTLNASGTPRWDLASAFFFSTTLLTTVGYGPVAPLSPGGKAFCLAYAALGVPFTVLTLAVVARWLSVPVTRWPRRYLRTRWGWSPRGAAGLHLGLLAGAVAGGFVLLPAAALWALGGSGSFLDAVFFCGMAVTTVGLGDAAGAPEGQPPRHLYRVALAAYLLLGVTAALLLLAAFQQLLELHGVSAALRPPPDPPEEDGGLLDEGGQ